CGGTGAACCTCGCGATAGGATGCCACCTTGTCCGGAAAGAACATCACCCCGAACTGGCAGACCACCGCATCGAAGGCGTGATCGGCAAAGGGCAGCGCCATCGCATCCGCCTGCTGCCAGAGGATGTTCCCGGTTTCCTGCAGCGTCATCGCCAGATCGATCATCGGCTGGTTGAGATCGGTCGCGGTAATCGCCGTGGTCTCGGGCAGCTTCTCCGCCATGGCGCGGGTCACGACCCCCGTTCCCGCGGCAAGTTCCAGAATGGTGGCGGGCCTCAGCGCCGCCACCCGCGACGCCATCTCGCCTGCATAGGGAATGAAGATCATCGGCACCATCAGCCGCTCGTAAAGCGCGGGAATGCTGCCTGCAAATACCTTGTCGGCCTCGGTCATGGCTGCGTCCTCCCAGACGCCGCGATTATACCGCAGGAGCGATCCGGCGAGAAGCGGGACCGGCAAGAGGGATGGGCAACATGCTGAAACGACAAGGCCGCCCGCATCTCTGCGGACGGCCCTGACAGCAAGACTTTCAGGCCGGCGGGGCCTTGGATCTTACTTCCAGTCGCGGATATCGACGAAATGACCGGAAATGGCGGCAGCGGCAGCCATGGCCGGGGAAACGAGGTGCGTGCGGCCCTTGTAGCCCTGACGGCCCTCGAAATTGCGGTTCGAGGTCGAGGCGCAGCGCTCGCCCGGCTTCAGCCGGTCGTCGTTCATGGCAAGGCACATGGAGCAGCCCGGTTCGCGCCATTCGAATCCGGCTTCCCTGAAGATCTTGTCGAGGCCTTCGGCTTCAGCCTGTTCCTTGACGAGACCGGAGCCCGGCACGACCATGGCGGAAACCGTCGATGCGACCTTCTTGCCTTCGATGACGGCAGCGGCAGCGCGCAGGTCCTCGATACGGCCGTTGGTGCAGGAACCGATGAACACGCGATCGATCGCGATGTCGGTCATCTTCGTTCCGGGGGTCAGGCCCATGTATTCGAGCGCACGCCACTTGGAAACGCGCTTGGTCTCTTCCTGGATCTCGTCCGGGTTCGGCACGACGCCCTGGATCGACACCACGTCTTCCGGAGACGAACCCCAGGAAACGATCGGCGGAAGGTTGGCGGCGTCGAGCACCACGGTGCGGTCGAAATGTGCGCCTTCGTCGGTGTGCAGCGTCTTCCAGTAGTTGACGGCCTGCTCGAGGGTTTCGCCGGTCGGAGCCTTGGGCTTGCCCTTGATGTATTCGAAGGTCTTTTCATCCGGCGCGATCAGGCCGGCGCGGGCGCCGCCCTCGATCGTCATGTTGCAGACGGTCATGCGGCCTTCCATCGACAGCGAACGGATCGCCTCGCCGGCAAATTCGATGACATGGCCGGTGCCGCCGGCGGTGCCGATCTCGCCGATGATGGCGAGGATGATGTCCTTGGCGGTAACGCCTTCCGGAAGCTGGCCGTCGACACGCACCAGCATGTTCTTGGCCTTCTTCTGGATCAGCGTCTGGGTTGCCAGAACGTGTTCCACTTCGGAGGTGCCGATACCATGCGCCAGCGCACCGAAAGCGCCATGCGTCGAGGTGTGGCTGTCACCGCACACGATGGTCATGCCCGGCAGGGTGAAGCCCTGTTCAGGGCCGACGATGTGCACGATGCCCTGGCGCTTGTCGCGCTCGGAGTAGTATTCAACGCCGAATTCGGCCGCGTTGTGGGCAAGAGCCTCGACCTGGATGCGGCTTTCCTCGTTCTTGATGCCTTCCAGACGGTCGGCGGTGGTCGGAACGTTGTGGTCGACCACGGCCAGCGTCCGCTGCGGCGCGTGGACCGGACGGCCGGCCATGCGCAGGCCTTCAAAGGCCTGCGGGCTCGTCACCTCGTGCACGAGATGACGGTCGATGTAGAGAAGACAGGTGCCGTCGTCCTGACGGTCGACCAGGTGGTCATCGAAGATCTTGTCGTAAAGTGTACGCGGTGCGCTCATGGCGTGTTTCCATCCGGTTGAAGAATCGGGATTGTTTCTTGATATTCTGAAGCGCCGCCGATGCGGTCGGCTACGTTCAGCCTAGGCGGCTGTTGAGCGCTCCGGAGACGCACGCGAAGAACCGTGCCGGCAGACGCTTGTGGTCCTGCAGCACGATGAACTGGTTCGCGAGACATCCGAATTTAGATCCCATGGCGTGGCAATAACAGTTTTCCACAAAATCGGCAACGGATTTGCTTCGTCAGCCGCCTGACACATGTCTGTCATAAAGTATTCGCGGAAACATGCTTCATCTGTCGGGCCAAACGGAGGTAGACCGCATGTCCGATCCCATTCACGACGAAATCAGCCGCATCAAGGAAGACATCATCGACAGCTTCGACGAGGAGCTGGAACAGCAGATGGAAGAGGAGCGGATGGAAGAGATGGTCGCCGAAGGCCTCTCGGAGCCGACCATCGACCGCCGTATCTATTTCCGTGAACTTTTCCGGCTGCAGCATGAGCTGGTCAGCCTGCAGGACTGGGTCCAGTACAAGAAGCTGAAGGTCGTCGTCCTCTTCGAAGGCCGCGATTCCGCCGGCAAGGGCGGCGCGATCAAGCGCGTCACCCAGCGCCTCAACCCGCGCGTCTGCCGCGTCGTGGCGCTGCCCGCCCCGACCGAGCGCGAAAAGAGCCAGTGGTACTTCCAGCGCTACGTCAACCACCTGCCGAGCGCCGGCGAAATGGTGCT
The window above is part of the Rhizobium sp. ACO-34A genome. Proteins encoded here:
- a CDS encoding 3-isopropylmalate dehydratase large subunit — its product is MSAPRTLYDKIFDDHLVDRQDDGTCLLYIDRHLVHEVTSPQAFEGLRMAGRPVHAPQRTLAVVDHNVPTTADRLEGIKNEESRIQVEALAHNAAEFGVEYYSERDKRQGIVHIVGPEQGFTLPGMTIVCGDSHTSTHGAFGALAHGIGTSEVEHVLATQTLIQKKAKNMLVRVDGQLPEGVTAKDIILAIIGEIGTAGGTGHVIEFAGEAIRSLSMEGRMTVCNMTIEGGARAGLIAPDEKTFEYIKGKPKAPTGETLEQAVNYWKTLHTDEGAHFDRTVVLDAANLPPIVSWGSSPEDVVSIQGVVPNPDEIQEETKRVSKWRALEYMGLTPGTKMTDIAIDRVFIGSCTNGRIEDLRAAAAVIEGKKVASTVSAMVVPGSGLVKEQAEAEGLDKIFREAGFEWREPGCSMCLAMNDDRLKPGERCASTSNRNFEGRQGYKGRTHLVSPAMAAAAAISGHFVDIRDWK